Below is a window of Camelina sativa cultivar DH55 chromosome 11, Cs, whole genome shotgun sequence DNA.
CCTCTGGTTAAGCTAGAGGTATTTACCGTAACAAACaattcttcgttttcttttttccattttccaaAATAtcggatctcttcttcttcttcctccgcttGAGACTTAGATTTATTTTGTGATCAGTCTCGTACTGCAACCTCTGTTAATCATCTTCTCTTATGGCGGATACTGTTGAAGAGCCTCAATTGCAAAATGGAACGGCACCAAGTGAGTCAGAAACCGAACAAAATCCGACTCCGGAACCACAACTCCAAACTGAGCCCAAACTTGCCGGAAAAATTCCGGAAATAGAAACGGATGCGACGGTGGAGGTGACCGATGCGACGCCGGAGGAAGTACAATCTGAGGTAAAGCCGGAAGGAGTACAATCTGAGGTAACCGATGCGAAGCCGGAGGAAGTACAATCTGAGGTAAAGCCGGAGGAAGTACAATCTGTGATAACCGATGCGAAACCGGAGTTAACCGATGTGGATCTGTCTCCGGGAGGATCCGAGGAGATCCCGATCCGGTCGAAGGAGGTTGATAaggagtcttcttcttcttcttctgttctgaagaaagaagatgagggGAACAAGACCTTTACCATGAGAGAGTTGCTTAGCGAATTGAAAAGCGAGGAAGGAGATGGCACTCCTCACAGTTCCGTTTCTCCCTTtaggtttcttctctctctttctctttaattttcaGCTGATTTGAGCTGATTTGGTTAACTTTGTTTGTGCTTTGTCTTGTGATTTTGTTCAGTCGAGAAAGTGCTTCTCAACCAGCTGAGAACAATCCTGCAATGGATCTGATTAACAGGATCCAAGTTAACGACGAAGAGGGCCGATCTCGCCAGCGTGTTCTTGCATTTGCTGCCCGCAAGTATGTTTACACTTTCCATCTCCTGATTAAGTTTAGACAAGAATTGCAATCATGGAAGTTTTTGCTTTGTTTCAAAGTTAGTTGGTTGACCACTGAGTTAGATTATAGATACAGAGATTTAGTAAAATAGTTTCATTGTTGCGCATTGGAAAGCTTGATATTTTATGTTTGTGCTGTTTTGGGAGCTGAAGTTATAAGCTGCAACTTTGTAGGTATGCTAGTGCAATAGAGAGAAATCCAGATGATCATGATGCATTATACAACTGGGCGCTTATTCTccaggtttggtttctttttgtttagaGTAGTATTTAACAGTTCTCTCTTTCAGTCCCTCTTGATCTCTTATTCTCTCTTATATGTGATTGGCTTTCGTTGGACATATTCATATGGAAGTAATTAAAGAGCTGAATTAGATTTGTTCTAGAATTTGCTTGCAAGTGTTGAAGGAAACAATCGAGAGATAGCTGAAACATAcatttaaaattcataaacaCTGGGCATGAGATATAAGTATTGTCTGTAAGAGCTTAGAAGTGTCAGTCTTTGGGGAGACCAGAACTTCTTTCGTTCATATGCTATTACTGGGAATGATACTGAATTCATTACTTGTCATATATCTCCACAGGAAAGTGCTGATAATGTCAGCCCAGATTCTGTTTCACCTTCTAAAGATGATTTGCTTGAGGAAGCTTGTAAGAAGTACGATGAGGCAACCCGCCTCTGCCCGACGCTTTATGATGTATGTGTGAATAGGACACTAGATCTGTTTCTGGTTGATGTAACTGCAAAGTCAATATAATAACTTTCACAATCATAACCAAGATAGTTGTTATCTTCCGTGCATAAATGGCTTCAACTTTTATGTATGACGTGTTTGCATCTTTGACAGGCTTACTACAACTGGGCTATTGCAATCTCTGATAGGGCAAAGATGCGTGGTCGCACAAAGGAGGCTGAAGAATTATGGGAACAGGTAAGTAATATTGCATATGATATCAGGACTGACATGACCTTATCCTGCTAATTGTGAAACCTATATATACTGTAGTTTGATCTCAACTTCTAATACTAAAGAAGTGTTTGTTTGGCATTCTGTTTCCAGGCAactaataattatgaaaaagcTGTCCAGCTAAATTGGAACAGTTCCCAGGTATTGTCCTTCATCCACTTCATCTGATGTACAAACTTCATATACCGTCTTGTTTAAACCAAACCTTTGTCAACTATGTTATGTCCTTTTTAAGCATGTGTCATCAATTGGCTAGTTCAATATTTTTCGTCTTTTGATTATCTGAGATATGATTTAAACTATCAATTTCTGCAGGCCTTAAACAACTGGGGACTGGCGCTGCAGGTAATTGAGTGACATTTGCTTATCTCCATGAATTGCTGTGATTTATAAAGATGTGCCTatttcagaacaaaaaaaaatatgatgctAAGAAATTAGGAATATTCCCTGGGTTTTTCATTAGGAACTCAGTCAAATTGTTCCAGCTAGGGAGAAGGAAAAGGTTGTTCGAACTGCCATTAGCAAGGTGCTTATTCGAATTTTGAACTAATGTTAACTTTGGACTGATATGCATGATTGATTTCTTATTCTCCATTACACTTGTTTTACCATACAGTTTCGGGCAGCAATCAGGTTGCAATTTGATTTCCATCGAGCCATATACAACCTTGGAACTGTTCTTGTAAGTTctgcttgaatttttttttgacaaaactcTTACACGCAGCCGCAGGTTATGATTTGATTTCAATCCAGTTAATTGACCGCTCCTTATAACACATTTACAGTATGGATTAGCAGAAGACACACTTAGAACTGGGGGTTCGGGAAACGGCAAAGACATGCCTCCTGGTGAGTTATACAGCCAATCTGCCATCTACATTGCTGCAGCTCATTCGTTGAAGCCAAGTTACTCAGTAAGCTTATCTTCATTTTGTGCTGGAATCAAAGATGAATGAGTCATATTTCTTTAACATAAGATTTAGTGCCAGACTTAGATTCatctcttcaacttctttgGGTTAGGCTGATTCTTTTACTGGTCCAGGTTTACAGCAGCGCTTTGAGGCTTGTTCGCTCCATGGTACATTCCTACTTCCACACAAAATCAagttgatattttatttgtggaAATGAccaaaagtaatttattttggcAGCTACCTCTACCACATTTAAAAGTTGGATATCTAACCGCACCACCCGTGGGCAACTCACTTGCTCCTCACAGTGATTGGCAACGCACGGAGTTTGAACTCAATCACGAGAGGCTTCTACAGGTACACTCTCAGTTTGCGTATCCGTAGAACTATCTACCGAGAGGCGCAAGATGGTGAATAGTGTTTCAATAGAGATTCAAAGTCGTTACATAACCCGGTGTCGTGTAGGTACTGAAACCTGAACCAAGAGAAATGGGACGAAACCTGTCAGGAAAATCAGAAACAATGAGCACAAACGTGGAGAAGAAGACGGTAAAAGTGAATATAACAGAGATTGTGTCAGTGACCCCTTGTGCTGATCTTACTCTACCTCCTGGTGCTGGTCTCTGCATTGATACCATTCATGGCCCAGTCTTCTTGGTAAGCCTCCAAAATCCTGTTTTTGGTTTAGGAACTATTGGAACCGGGTATCATTTGGATTGTTAGTTGTTCTGTGGTGAACCAAATGAAACAATTGAATTGGAAAACAGGTCGCAGATTCATGGGAGTCATTAGATGGATGGCTGGATGCGATTCGTTTGGTTTACACAATTTACGCGAGAGGGAAGAGTGATGTTTTAGCCGGTATTATCACCGGTTAACAAAACCTCAAaccttttttcttaattatttttgctATTTCATTGTTAGTCTTGTGATGTATGATCTtagtgaaatatttttgttgcaaAGAATTCtcattttcaaacataatttttctttttctcttttttgaaaTTACAATGggattaatgtttttttttttttttttctttctgtgtgTCTCAAAATTCCCAATAAAAAATTCGATGGTATAAATGTTGAGCCCATAAGTGTGTTGTAGGCTTTAACGGCCCATTAAAACTCCGcctcttcactctctctctcgtaaATCGCTGTCACTTTCCGAAGGATCCACCGAGCTCGAAAAGCTCAAAAACAATGGCGTCTCTGTCGTGTCTCTCGATTTGCGGACTTTCATCCTCCGCCTCTCCCTACACCAAGCCTCGGctactttcttcttcgtctccgtcGCCGCGCCCTACTCTAGCCTatcccttacaaaaccctaacaagGTGATCGATCAAAGCCACCAAATCTCCTCCTAGAATAATTCCTCGAGATATCTCAAATAACTTGTTCCTTTCTTTACTTGTCAGCTATGTAGGAAGGTAATTTGCAAAGCGGAGTTTTCACAGGACGCACCACTAGTAACCGCCATTGGTGCTTGTATCCTCAGTTCATTTGTTTTTCCAGTGGCGAAACGAGTCAacgatgaggaggaagaagaagaagagaactcaGCGATTGTTTCAACTGATTTGAGATTAGCTGCTATGGGAATCATCAGCTTCATCCCTTACTTCAATTGGCtggtttgttttcatttctctAAAAATTCCTATGTATAAAAAAGAAATCTCTCCTAGAATCAAAACTCTAAACAAATtcgaattttctttttgatgaaaTGGAGAGAGTAGAGTTGGGTCTTTGCTTGGCTTGACACTGGGAAATCTCGTTATGCTGTATATGCTcttgtttatcttcttccttaCTTGAGGTAATCATCTCTTTGTTACACATTTTGTTATGCTTATGATACATTTTGTTACATTGTTCACATCTTTGAAGAATCCAAATTGTTTCGTGTTTATGTGACTTTGGTCATCTGGTTGTATCCAAATGTTTTGCAGTTCGAATCTGTCTATTTCTCCAGAAGATAGCTGGTTACCAATTACAAGCATTGTCTTGGGCATTATTCATGTTCAGGTTCTGATTATTCTTCTGTCTTTAATCAAGCTCCTTGATTGCTACAACATACTTAGGTGTTTttaatcttgtttgttttttttgggtgggtAGCTTGAAGCTAGCATTGCAAATGGTGATATTGAGACACTTCGATTCTTCAGAAACACATCTGAAGACTTTTCATCTAAGAAAAGAATCCATTTTGAGAAACATTCCAAGGTAACTTTACTGTCTTTATTACAAAGAGAAAGTCTTTCAAATCCTACAATGTANacgtaaaaaagaataaaatcttggcaatttaacacatttaatcgtgatttccgagatcttattgtgcaactgaaaataaaatcttatctaAGTAcgagtcatattaaaaaaaattcaccaaacatgttcaaaaattaaaataaaaagaaacaacaaacataaccatttttcatacctaaaattacaaaattaacaatataaaacttacaaaatagatatttttttcaagtcattatatttagcatatgattttattgcataatgttttatccaaaaatatttttaaaaataatcatataaattatattttattctaaaattataatataaataaaaagaatttcaacccgtgttTTAGcacgggtcctcatctagttagctttgttaatttaatattcCTCTATATTcgagtttttaatttgataaagacgaaaacaaaatcaatttttttttccacatttgaattttttatacACCAACGTAATTAACctttatttgaatttgatgacTTTGCAAATTaaatgcaaattaaaaaaaaaaaaaaaacaaaacaaacatcagCGGCCCATGGGCCTATTCTATTAAGCGTCGTATAAAAAGGTGGAAGAGGCCCATTTGACATTGTATCAGATTTCGTGAGATGTTTCCGGTAACGAAAGGTTTAATCAGAAACTTGTCCTTGTTCCAACTTCGTCTTCCTCCTCTCGTAGCAGCAATGGCTCCTTCAAGCGTCGTTAGGGTTTACTCCACTGCTACCTCCCCTTCTCCTTCAGAGCTTTCCGTCAAGAAAGTTGGTACTCATAATGGAAGCTTTCACTGCGACGAAGCTCTCGGCTGCTTCATGATTCGCCTCGTCGATAAATTCTCCGGCGCCGATATCGTCCGTTCTCGTGAACCTAAGGTAACAATCACAAAAACAATCCTCAGACTGTTTAAGAAATTAGTCGTTGATTAGTTGCTAGAAATTGCCTTCTTCAGATtttggaattagggttttttttttatggtcattTGTGAGGTGGTGGTGGATAAGATTCTCGTTTGTTGTATGTTACATGTAGATATTGGCAGAACTTGATGCAGTGCTTGATGTTGGAGGTGTTTATGATCCGGAGCATGACCGTTATGATCATCACCAGAAAGGTTTTGAAGAAGTGTTTGGGCATGGCTTCAACACTAAGCTCAGTAGTGCTGGTCTTGTTTACAAGGTTATAAACAACCTACAGTACACCATGGTGTTTGCTTGCTGTAATTCTCactaagatttcaatttttaagttcttactgttgttgttgttggttataCTTCAGCATTTTGGTAAGGAGATCATAGCTAAGGAGCTTAATGTTGATCAAGACCACCCTGATGTTCTTCGGTTGTTTTTAGCTGTCTACAAGAGCTTCATGGAGGTGATTgcatattttccatttttaactGAAAAATTTAGTTTCCTTTTATCATTGTTGGCTTGCTCTAAGTGCCATTATTTGGTTATTCTTCATATGGATATcaattcttgtttgttttgatgacTTTATGTTGCTTAATATTAACAGGCAATTGATGCTGTGGACAACGGAATAAATCGGTATGATACAGACCAGCCTCCAAGATATGTGAACAACACACATCTCTCCCCAAGGGTTGGGAGATTAAATCTGGATTGGATTGACCCTGACCAGTCACAAGAGAAGGAGAATGAAGCTTTCCAGCGTGCAATGGCTCTAGCTGGAAAAGAGTTCCTCGAAGTaagttctcttttatataaCACTATATGTGCTTGCTTTCTATGTCCACTGCAATGGTAGTTTCCTAGAGACATAACATGtttcataaacaaaacttaCGATAGCTTCTTTTACATTGTGTTGTAGAGTGTCCAGTTTCATGCAAGATCATGGTTACCGGCTCGATCAATTGTGATTCAGTGCCTTGAAGAAAGATTCAAGACAGACCCCAGTGGTGAGATCATGATATTGAATAAATTCTGCCCTGTAAGTGTTTCAATACCTCCATTCCGCTTATCGATGCCAGTACTATTTGGAGTCTTAAGATTATAACTCTGGTTCTCTTGTGAGCAGTGGAAGCTTCATTTGTTCGAGCTTGAGCAAGAAATGAAGATTGAGCCTCTCATCAAATACGTCATCTACCAGGTACACCAACCTTCTAAGATAGCATCTGTCNNNNNNNNNNNNNNNNNNNNNNNNNNNNNNNNNNNNNNNNNNNNNNNNNNNNNNNNNNNNNNNNNNNNNNNNNNNNNNNNNNNNNNNNNNNNNNNNNNNNNNNNNNNNNNNNNNNNNNNNNNNNNNNNNNNNNNNNNNNNNNNNNNNNNNNNNNNNNNNNNNNNNNNNNNNNNNNNNNNNNNNNNNNNNNNNNNNNNNNNNNNNNNNNNNNNNNNNNNNNNNNNNNNNNNNNNNNNNNNNNNNNNNNNNNNNNNNNNNNNNNNNNNNNNNNNNNNNNNNNNNNNNNNNNNNNNNNNNNNNNNNNNNNNNNNNNNNNNNNNNNNNNNNNNNNNNNNNNNNNNNNNNNNNNNNNNNNNNNNNNNNNNNNNNNNNNNNNNNNNNNNNNNNNNNNNNNNNNNNNNNNNNNNNNNNNNNNNNNNNNNNNNNNNNNNNNNNNNNNNNNNNNNNNNNNNNNNNNNNNNNNNNNNNNNNNNNNNNNNNNNNNNNNNNNNNNNNNNNNNNNNNNNNNNNNNNNNNNNNNNNNNNNNNNNNNNNNNNNNNNNNNNNNNNNNNNNNNNNNNNNNNNNNNNNNNNNNNNNNNNNNNNNNNNNNNNNNNNNNNNNNNNNN
It encodes the following:
- the LOC104724566 gene encoding uncharacterized protein LOC104724566, giving the protein MADTVEEPQLQNGTAPSESETEQNPTPEPQLQTEPKLAGKIPEIETDATVEVTDATPEEVQSEVKPEGVQSEVTDAKPEEVQSEVKPEEVQSVITDAKPELTDVDLSPGGSEEIPIRSKEVDKESSSSSSVLKKEDEGNKTFTMRELLSELKSEEGDGTPHSSVSPFSRESASQPAENNPAMDLINRIQVNDEEGRSRQRVLAFAARKYASAIERNPDDHDALYNWALILQESADNVSPDSVSPSKDDLLEEACKKYDEATRLCPTLYDAYYNWAIAISDRAKMRGRTKEAEELWEQATNNYEKAVQLNWNSSQALNNWGLALQELSQIVPAREKEKVVRTAISKFRAAIRLQFDFHRAIYNLGTVLYGLAEDTLRTGGSGNGKDMPPGELYSQSAIYIAAAHSLKPSYSVYSSALRLVRSMLPLPHLKVGYLTAPPVGNSLAPHSDWQRTEFELNHERLLQVLKPEPREMGRNLSGKSETMSTNVEKKTVKVNITEIVSVTPCADLTLPPGAGLCIDTIHGPVFLVADSWESLDGWLDAIRLVYTIYARGKSDVLAGIITG
- the LOC104728470 gene encoding uncharacterized protein LOC104728470 gives rise to the protein MASLSCLSICGLSSSASPYTKPRLLSSSSPSPRPTLAYPLQNPNKLCRKVICKAEFSQDAPLVTAIGACILSSFVFPVAKRVNDEEEEEEENSAIVSTDLRLAAMGIISFIPYFNWLSWVFAWLDTGKSRYAVYALVYLLPYLSSNLSISPEDSWLPITSIVLGIIHVQLEASIANGDIETLRFFRNTSEDFSSKKRIHFEKHSKVTLLSLLQRESLSNPTMXT
- the LOC104724567 gene encoding UPF0160 protein MYG1, mitochondrial-like (The sequence of the model RefSeq protein was modified relative to this genomic sequence to represent the inferred CDS: added 94 bases not found in genome assembly), which encodes MFPVTKGLIRNLSLFQLRLPPLVAAMAPSSVVRVYSTATSPSPSELSVKKVGTHNGSFHCDEALGCFMIRLVDKFSGADIVRSREPKILAELDAVLDVGGVYDPEHDRYDHHQKGFEEVFGHGFNTKLSSAGLVYKHFGKEIIAKELNVDQDHPDVLRLFLAVYKSFMEAIDAVDNGINRYDTDQPPRYVNNTHLSPRVGRLNLDWIDPDQSQEKENEAFQRAMALAGKEFLESVQFHARSWLPARSIVIQCLEERFKTDPSGEIMILNKFCPWKLHLFELEQEMKIEPLIKYVIYQDERAKQWRVQAVAGAPDRVEKREAPPGERGG